From Macaca mulatta isolate MMU2019108-1 chromosome 1, T2T-MMU8v2.0, whole genome shotgun sequence, the proteins below share one genomic window:
- the JMJD4 gene encoding 2-oxoglutarate and iron-dependent oxygenase JMJD4 isoform X3, which produces MDRETLALADRHFRGLGGGVPGVGQAPGRVAFVSEPGAFSYADFVRGFLLPNLPCVFSSAFTQGWGSRRRWVTPAGRPDFDHLLRTYGDVVVPVANCGVQEYNSNPKEHMPLRDYITYWKEYIEGGYSSPRGCLYLKDWHLCRDFPVEDVFTLPVYFSSDWLNEFWDALDVDDYRFVYAGPAGSWSPFHADIFRSFSWSVNVCGRKKWLLFPPGQEEALRDRHGNLPYDVTSPALCDTHLHPRSQLAGPPLEITQEAGEMVFVPSGWHHQVHNLDDTISINHNWVNGFNLANMWRFLQQELCAVQEEVSEWRDSMPDWHHHCQVIMRSCSGINFEEFYHFLKVIAEKRLLVLREAAAEDGAGLGFEQAAFDAGRITEVLASLVAHPSFQRVDTSAFSLRPKELLQQLREAVDAAVAP; this is translated from the exons ATGGACCGCGAGACGCTCGCCCTTGCTGACCGCCACTTCCGAGGCCTGGGGGGTGGTGTCCCCGGCGTCGGCCAGGCTCCAGGCCGGGTAGCCTTCGTCTCGGAGCCGGGCGCCTTCTCCTACGCCGACTTTGTGCGGGGCTTCCTCCTGCCCAACCTGCCCTGCGTGTTCTCCAGCGCCTTCACGCAGGGCTGGGGCAGCCGGCGGCGCTGGGTGACGCCCGCGGGGAGGCCCGACTTCGACCACCTGCTACGGACCTACG GAGACGTGGTTGTACCAGTTGCAAACTGTGGGGTCCAAGAATACAACTCGAACCCCAAAGAGCACATGCCTCTCAGAGACTACATCACCTACTGGAAAGAGTACATCGAGGGGGGCTACTCCTCTCCCAGGGGCTGTCTCTACCTCAAAGACTGGCACCTGTGCAG GGACTTCCCGGTGGAGGACGTTTTCACCCTGCCTGTGTACTTCTCATCCGACTGGCTGAATGAGTTCTGGGACGCACTGGATGTGGATGACTACCGCTTTGTCTACGCAGGGCCTGCAGGCAGCTG GTCCCCATTCCATGCTGACATCTTCCGCTCCTTCAGCTGGTCTGTCAATGTCTGTGGGAGGAAGAAGTGGCTCCTCTTCCCCCCAGGGCAGGAAGAGGCCCTGCGGGACCGCCATGGCAACCTGCCCTATGACGTGACCTCCCCAGCACTCTGCGATACGCACCTGCACCCGCGGAGCCAGCTTGCGGGCCCACCCTTGGAGATCACGCAGGAGGCGGGCGAGATGGTGTTTGTGCCCAGTGGCTGGCACCACCAGGTGCACAACCTG GACGACACCATCTCCATCAACCACAACTGGGTCAATGGCTtcaacctggctaacatgtgGCGCTTCCTGCAGCAGGAGCTATGTGCCGTGCAGGAAGAGGTCAGCGAGTGGAGGGACTCCATGCCTGACTGGCACCACCACTGCCAG GTCATCATGAGGTCCTGCTCGGGCATCAACTTTGAAGAGTTTTACCACTTCCTCAAGGTCATCGCTGAGAAGAGGCTCCTGGTCCTGAGGGAGGCGGCCGCTGAGGACGGTGCTGGGTTGGGCTTCGAACAGGCAGCCTTTGATGCTGGGCGCATCACAGAGGTGCTGGCCTCCTTGGTTGCACACCCCAGCTTCCAGAGAGTGGACACCAGCGCGTTCTCACTGCGTCCCAAAGAGCTGCTGCAGCAGCTGAGGGAGGCTGTTGATGCCGCTGTGGCCCCATAG
- the JMJD4 gene encoding 2-oxoglutarate and iron-dependent oxygenase JMJD4 isoform X1 produces MDRETLALADRHFRGLGGGVPGVGQAPGRVAFVSEPGAFSYADFVRGFLLPNLPCVFSSAFTQGWGSRRRWVTPAGRPDFDHLLRTYGDVVVPVANCGVQEYNSNPKEHMPLRDYITYWKEYIEGGYSSPRGCLYLKDWHLCRDFPVEDVFTLPVYFSSDWLNEFWDALDVDDYRFVYAGPAGSWSPFHADIFRSFSWSVNVCGRKKWLLFPPGQEEALRDRHGNLPYDVTSPALCDTHLHPRSQLAGPPLEITQEAGEMVFVPSGWHHQVHNLDDTISINHNWVNGFNLANMWRFLQQELCAVQEEVSEWRDSMPDWHHHCQVEQLRVEAISARSLGGLQAQGGCGCQAELWVIMRSCSGINFEEFYHFLKVIAEKRLLVLREAAAEDGAGLGFEQAAFDAGRITEVLASLVAHPSFQRVDTSAFSLRPKELLQQLREAVDAAVAP; encoded by the exons ATGGACCGCGAGACGCTCGCCCTTGCTGACCGCCACTTCCGAGGCCTGGGGGGTGGTGTCCCCGGCGTCGGCCAGGCTCCAGGCCGGGTAGCCTTCGTCTCGGAGCCGGGCGCCTTCTCCTACGCCGACTTTGTGCGGGGCTTCCTCCTGCCCAACCTGCCCTGCGTGTTCTCCAGCGCCTTCACGCAGGGCTGGGGCAGCCGGCGGCGCTGGGTGACGCCCGCGGGGAGGCCCGACTTCGACCACCTGCTACGGACCTACG GAGACGTGGTTGTACCAGTTGCAAACTGTGGGGTCCAAGAATACAACTCGAACCCCAAAGAGCACATGCCTCTCAGAGACTACATCACCTACTGGAAAGAGTACATCGAGGGGGGCTACTCCTCTCCCAGGGGCTGTCTCTACCTCAAAGACTGGCACCTGTGCAG GGACTTCCCGGTGGAGGACGTTTTCACCCTGCCTGTGTACTTCTCATCCGACTGGCTGAATGAGTTCTGGGACGCACTGGATGTGGATGACTACCGCTTTGTCTACGCAGGGCCTGCAGGCAGCTG GTCCCCATTCCATGCTGACATCTTCCGCTCCTTCAGCTGGTCTGTCAATGTCTGTGGGAGGAAGAAGTGGCTCCTCTTCCCCCCAGGGCAGGAAGAGGCCCTGCGGGACCGCCATGGCAACCTGCCCTATGACGTGACCTCCCCAGCACTCTGCGATACGCACCTGCACCCGCGGAGCCAGCTTGCGGGCCCACCCTTGGAGATCACGCAGGAGGCGGGCGAGATGGTGTTTGTGCCCAGTGGCTGGCACCACCAGGTGCACAACCTG GACGACACCATCTCCATCAACCACAACTGGGTCAATGGCTtcaacctggctaacatgtgGCGCTTCCTGCAGCAGGAGCTATGTGCCGTGCAGGAAGAGGTCAGCGAGTGGAGGGACTCCATGCCTGACTGGCACCACCACTGCCAGGTGGAGCAGCTGCGTGTGGAGGCTATCAGTGCCAGGTCCCTGGGAGGCCTTCAGGCTCAGGGCGGGTGTGGCTGTCAGGCCGAGCTGTGG GTCATCATGAGGTCCTGCTCGGGCATCAACTTTGAAGAGTTTTACCACTTCCTCAAGGTCATCGCTGAGAAGAGGCTCCTGGTCCTGAGGGAGGCGGCCGCTGAGGACGGTGCTGGGTTGGGCTTCGAACAGGCAGCCTTTGATGCTGGGCGCATCACAGAGGTGCTGGCCTCCTTGGTTGCACACCCCAGCTTCCAGAGAGTGGACACCAGCGCGTTCTCACTGCGTCCCAAAGAGCTGCTGCAGCAGCTGAGGGAGGCTGTTGATGCCGCTGTGGCCCCATAG
- the JMJD4 gene encoding 2-oxoglutarate and iron-dependent oxygenase JMJD4 isoform X2: protein MDRETLALADRHFRGLGGGVPGVGQAPGRVAFVSEPGAFSYADFVRGFLLPNLPCVFSSAFTQGWGSRRRWVTPAGRPDFDHLLRTYGDVVVPVANCGVQEYNSNPKEHMPLRDYITYWKEYIEGGYSSPRGCLYLKDWHLCRDFPVEDVFTLPVYFSSDWLNEFWDALDVDDYRFVYAGPAGSWSPFHADIFRSFSWSVNVCGRKKWLLFPPGQEEALRDRHGNLPYDVTSPALCDTHLHPRSQLAGPPLEITQEAGEMVFVPSGWHHQVHNLQELCAVQEEVSEWRDSMPDWHHHCQVEQLRVEAISARSLGGLQAQGGCGCQAELWVIMRSCSGINFEEFYHFLKVIAEKRLLVLREAAAEDGAGLGFEQAAFDAGRITEVLASLVAHPSFQRVDTSAFSLRPKELLQQLREAVDAAVAP, encoded by the exons ATGGACCGCGAGACGCTCGCCCTTGCTGACCGCCACTTCCGAGGCCTGGGGGGTGGTGTCCCCGGCGTCGGCCAGGCTCCAGGCCGGGTAGCCTTCGTCTCGGAGCCGGGCGCCTTCTCCTACGCCGACTTTGTGCGGGGCTTCCTCCTGCCCAACCTGCCCTGCGTGTTCTCCAGCGCCTTCACGCAGGGCTGGGGCAGCCGGCGGCGCTGGGTGACGCCCGCGGGGAGGCCCGACTTCGACCACCTGCTACGGACCTACG GAGACGTGGTTGTACCAGTTGCAAACTGTGGGGTCCAAGAATACAACTCGAACCCCAAAGAGCACATGCCTCTCAGAGACTACATCACCTACTGGAAAGAGTACATCGAGGGGGGCTACTCCTCTCCCAGGGGCTGTCTCTACCTCAAAGACTGGCACCTGTGCAG GGACTTCCCGGTGGAGGACGTTTTCACCCTGCCTGTGTACTTCTCATCCGACTGGCTGAATGAGTTCTGGGACGCACTGGATGTGGATGACTACCGCTTTGTCTACGCAGGGCCTGCAGGCAGCTG GTCCCCATTCCATGCTGACATCTTCCGCTCCTTCAGCTGGTCTGTCAATGTCTGTGGGAGGAAGAAGTGGCTCCTCTTCCCCCCAGGGCAGGAAGAGGCCCTGCGGGACCGCCATGGCAACCTGCCCTATGACGTGACCTCCCCAGCACTCTGCGATACGCACCTGCACCCGCGGAGCCAGCTTGCGGGCCCACCCTTGGAGATCACGCAGGAGGCGGGCGAGATGGTGTTTGTGCCCAGTGGCTGGCACCACCAGGTGCACAACCTG CAGGAGCTATGTGCCGTGCAGGAAGAGGTCAGCGAGTGGAGGGACTCCATGCCTGACTGGCACCACCACTGCCAGGTGGAGCAGCTGCGTGTGGAGGCTATCAGTGCCAGGTCCCTGGGAGGCCTTCAGGCTCAGGGCGGGTGTGGCTGTCAGGCCGAGCTGTGG GTCATCATGAGGTCCTGCTCGGGCATCAACTTTGAAGAGTTTTACCACTTCCTCAAGGTCATCGCTGAGAAGAGGCTCCTGGTCCTGAGGGAGGCGGCCGCTGAGGACGGTGCTGGGTTGGGCTTCGAACAGGCAGCCTTTGATGCTGGGCGCATCACAGAGGTGCTGGCCTCCTTGGTTGCACACCCCAGCTTCCAGAGAGTGGACACCAGCGCGTTCTCACTGCGTCCCAAAGAGCTGCTGCAGCAGCTGAGGGAGGCTGTTGATGCCGCTGTGGCCCCATAG
- the JMJD4 gene encoding 2-oxoglutarate and iron-dependent oxygenase JMJD4 isoform X5, with protein MDRETLALADRHFRGLGGGVPGVGQAPGRVAFVSEPGAFSYADFVRGFLLPNLPCVFSSAFTQGWGSRRRWVTPAGRPDFDHLLRTYGDVVVPVANCGVQEYNSNPKEHMPLRDYITYWKEYIEGGYSSPRGCLYLKDWHLCRDFPVEDVFTLPVYFSSDWLNEFWDALDVDDYRFVYAGPAGSWSPFHADIFRSFSWSVNVCGRKKWLLFPPGQEEALRDRHGNLPYDVTSPALCDTHLHPRSQLAGPPLEITQEAGEMVFVPSGWHHQVHNLQELCAVQEEVSEWRDSMPDWHHHCQVIMRSCSGINFEEFYHFLKVIAEKRLLVLREAAAEDGAGLGFEQAAFDAGRITEVLASLVAHPSFQRVDTSAFSLRPKELLQQLREAVDAAVAP; from the exons ATGGACCGCGAGACGCTCGCCCTTGCTGACCGCCACTTCCGAGGCCTGGGGGGTGGTGTCCCCGGCGTCGGCCAGGCTCCAGGCCGGGTAGCCTTCGTCTCGGAGCCGGGCGCCTTCTCCTACGCCGACTTTGTGCGGGGCTTCCTCCTGCCCAACCTGCCCTGCGTGTTCTCCAGCGCCTTCACGCAGGGCTGGGGCAGCCGGCGGCGCTGGGTGACGCCCGCGGGGAGGCCCGACTTCGACCACCTGCTACGGACCTACG GAGACGTGGTTGTACCAGTTGCAAACTGTGGGGTCCAAGAATACAACTCGAACCCCAAAGAGCACATGCCTCTCAGAGACTACATCACCTACTGGAAAGAGTACATCGAGGGGGGCTACTCCTCTCCCAGGGGCTGTCTCTACCTCAAAGACTGGCACCTGTGCAG GGACTTCCCGGTGGAGGACGTTTTCACCCTGCCTGTGTACTTCTCATCCGACTGGCTGAATGAGTTCTGGGACGCACTGGATGTGGATGACTACCGCTTTGTCTACGCAGGGCCTGCAGGCAGCTG GTCCCCATTCCATGCTGACATCTTCCGCTCCTTCAGCTGGTCTGTCAATGTCTGTGGGAGGAAGAAGTGGCTCCTCTTCCCCCCAGGGCAGGAAGAGGCCCTGCGGGACCGCCATGGCAACCTGCCCTATGACGTGACCTCCCCAGCACTCTGCGATACGCACCTGCACCCGCGGAGCCAGCTTGCGGGCCCACCCTTGGAGATCACGCAGGAGGCGGGCGAGATGGTGTTTGTGCCCAGTGGCTGGCACCACCAGGTGCACAACCTG CAGGAGCTATGTGCCGTGCAGGAAGAGGTCAGCGAGTGGAGGGACTCCATGCCTGACTGGCACCACCACTGCCAG GTCATCATGAGGTCCTGCTCGGGCATCAACTTTGAAGAGTTTTACCACTTCCTCAAGGTCATCGCTGAGAAGAGGCTCCTGGTCCTGAGGGAGGCGGCCGCTGAGGACGGTGCTGGGTTGGGCTTCGAACAGGCAGCCTTTGATGCTGGGCGCATCACAGAGGTGCTGGCCTCCTTGGTTGCACACCCCAGCTTCCAGAGAGTGGACACCAGCGCGTTCTCACTGCGTCCCAAAGAGCTGCTGCAGCAGCTGAGGGAGGCTGTTGATGCCGCTGTGGCCCCATAG
- the JMJD4 gene encoding 2-oxoglutarate and iron-dependent oxygenase JMJD4 isoform X4 — MDRETLALADRHFRGLGGGVPGVGQAPGRVAFVSEPGAFSYADFVRGFLLPNLPCVFSSAFTQGWGSRRRWVTPAGRPDFDHLLRTYGDVVVPVANCGVQEYNSNPKEHMPLRDYITYWKEYIEGGYSSPRGCLYLKDWHLCRDFPVEDVFTLPVYFSSDWLNEFWDALDVDDYRFVYAGPAGSWSPFHADIFRSFSWSVNVCGRKKWLLFPPGQEEALRDRHGNLPYDVTSPALCDTHLHPRSQLAGPPLEITQEAGEMVFVPSGWHHQVHNLDDTISINHNWVNGFNLANMWRFLQQELCAVQEEVIMRSCSGINFEEFYHFLKVIAEKRLLVLREAAAEDGAGLGFEQAAFDAGRITEVLASLVAHPSFQRVDTSAFSLRPKELLQQLREAVDAAVAP, encoded by the exons ATGGACCGCGAGACGCTCGCCCTTGCTGACCGCCACTTCCGAGGCCTGGGGGGTGGTGTCCCCGGCGTCGGCCAGGCTCCAGGCCGGGTAGCCTTCGTCTCGGAGCCGGGCGCCTTCTCCTACGCCGACTTTGTGCGGGGCTTCCTCCTGCCCAACCTGCCCTGCGTGTTCTCCAGCGCCTTCACGCAGGGCTGGGGCAGCCGGCGGCGCTGGGTGACGCCCGCGGGGAGGCCCGACTTCGACCACCTGCTACGGACCTACG GAGACGTGGTTGTACCAGTTGCAAACTGTGGGGTCCAAGAATACAACTCGAACCCCAAAGAGCACATGCCTCTCAGAGACTACATCACCTACTGGAAAGAGTACATCGAGGGGGGCTACTCCTCTCCCAGGGGCTGTCTCTACCTCAAAGACTGGCACCTGTGCAG GGACTTCCCGGTGGAGGACGTTTTCACCCTGCCTGTGTACTTCTCATCCGACTGGCTGAATGAGTTCTGGGACGCACTGGATGTGGATGACTACCGCTTTGTCTACGCAGGGCCTGCAGGCAGCTG GTCCCCATTCCATGCTGACATCTTCCGCTCCTTCAGCTGGTCTGTCAATGTCTGTGGGAGGAAGAAGTGGCTCCTCTTCCCCCCAGGGCAGGAAGAGGCCCTGCGGGACCGCCATGGCAACCTGCCCTATGACGTGACCTCCCCAGCACTCTGCGATACGCACCTGCACCCGCGGAGCCAGCTTGCGGGCCCACCCTTGGAGATCACGCAGGAGGCGGGCGAGATGGTGTTTGTGCCCAGTGGCTGGCACCACCAGGTGCACAACCTG GACGACACCATCTCCATCAACCACAACTGGGTCAATGGCTtcaacctggctaacatgtgGCGCTTCCTGCAGCAGGAGCTATGTGCCGTGCAGGAAGAG GTCATCATGAGGTCCTGCTCGGGCATCAACTTTGAAGAGTTTTACCACTTCCTCAAGGTCATCGCTGAGAAGAGGCTCCTGGTCCTGAGGGAGGCGGCCGCTGAGGACGGTGCTGGGTTGGGCTTCGAACAGGCAGCCTTTGATGCTGGGCGCATCACAGAGGTGCTGGCCTCCTTGGTTGCACACCCCAGCTTCCAGAGAGTGGACACCAGCGCGTTCTCACTGCGTCCCAAAGAGCTGCTGCAGCAGCTGAGGGAGGCTGTTGATGCCGCTGTGGCCCCATAG
- the JMJD4 gene encoding 2-oxoglutarate and iron-dependent oxygenase JMJD4 isoform X6, whose product MDRETLALADRHFRGLGGGVPGVGQAPGRVAFVSEPGAFSYADFVRGFLLPNLPCVFSSAFTQGWGSRRRWVTPAGRPDFDHLLRTYGDVVVPVANCGVQEYNSNPKEHMPLRDYITYWKEYIEGGYSSPRGCLYLKDWHLCRDFPVEDVFTLPVYFSSDWLNEFWDALDVDDYRFVYAGPAGSWSPFHADIFRSFSWSVNVCGRKKWLLFPPGQEEALRDRHGNLPYDVTSPALCDTHLHPRSQLAGPPLEITQEAGEMVFVPSGWHHQVHNLDDTISINHNWVNGFNLANMWRFLQQELCAVQEEVSEWRDSMPDWHHHCQVEQLRVEAISARSS is encoded by the exons ATGGACCGCGAGACGCTCGCCCTTGCTGACCGCCACTTCCGAGGCCTGGGGGGTGGTGTCCCCGGCGTCGGCCAGGCTCCAGGCCGGGTAGCCTTCGTCTCGGAGCCGGGCGCCTTCTCCTACGCCGACTTTGTGCGGGGCTTCCTCCTGCCCAACCTGCCCTGCGTGTTCTCCAGCGCCTTCACGCAGGGCTGGGGCAGCCGGCGGCGCTGGGTGACGCCCGCGGGGAGGCCCGACTTCGACCACCTGCTACGGACCTACG GAGACGTGGTTGTACCAGTTGCAAACTGTGGGGTCCAAGAATACAACTCGAACCCCAAAGAGCACATGCCTCTCAGAGACTACATCACCTACTGGAAAGAGTACATCGAGGGGGGCTACTCCTCTCCCAGGGGCTGTCTCTACCTCAAAGACTGGCACCTGTGCAG GGACTTCCCGGTGGAGGACGTTTTCACCCTGCCTGTGTACTTCTCATCCGACTGGCTGAATGAGTTCTGGGACGCACTGGATGTGGATGACTACCGCTTTGTCTACGCAGGGCCTGCAGGCAGCTG GTCCCCATTCCATGCTGACATCTTCCGCTCCTTCAGCTGGTCTGTCAATGTCTGTGGGAGGAAGAAGTGGCTCCTCTTCCCCCCAGGGCAGGAAGAGGCCCTGCGGGACCGCCATGGCAACCTGCCCTATGACGTGACCTCCCCAGCACTCTGCGATACGCACCTGCACCCGCGGAGCCAGCTTGCGGGCCCACCCTTGGAGATCACGCAGGAGGCGGGCGAGATGGTGTTTGTGCCCAGTGGCTGGCACCACCAGGTGCACAACCTG GACGACACCATCTCCATCAACCACAACTGGGTCAATGGCTtcaacctggctaacatgtgGCGCTTCCTGCAGCAGGAGCTATGTGCCGTGCAGGAAGAGGTCAGCGAGTGGAGGGACTCCATGCCTGACTGGCACCACCACTGCCAGGTGGAGCAGCTGCGTGTGGAGGCTATCAGTGCCAG GTCATCATGA